The Citrifermentans bemidjiense Bem genome window below encodes:
- a CDS encoding ATP-binding protein, which translates to MTSRLEVKIIVSLALILTLLIAVYGWWIGSRQTSVYIQTLSDNLRILSRSNADNAAHFMVIKEYAGLEAHMLDSANLPEVVSIQVAEPDGNLLCNVVRPNRADLPKVSYDVKWVRVPQGSQPVLKREGNQLVSWSPIVAGEKLGWVKIALSLDTAQRLLHATWRSTLVIGALWIIVGTVLMALVVKPPLRAVRELARFAHELQNRKGAQVSVSRGVYEIDMLTDALNHSSGELLLAEQRLLAEQERLSVTLQSIGDGVIATDTESRIVLVNHVAELMTGWTEKQATGVGLDQVLCIEPSDSLPDVGEELQAVMERRQTIELSGLHRVWSRDGVSRTVTVIGAPIIDSAARLAGMVLVIRDLTEKAKMEAEKTGLAEQLLQSQKMEAVGKLAGGVAHDFNNMLGVIIGNAELAMMEVEPSGKLHERLQGILDAANRSADITRQLLAFSRQQHAKPKVLDLNEVIAKMLKMLHRLIGEDIEVVWSPGRDIWKVKLDPTQLDQIMANLCVNARDAIAGIGRMDIRTENVELSPEQKNPAVEMPQGRCVMLEVSDSGCGMRREVMERIFEPFYTTKEVGRGTGLGLATVFGIVKQNDGHIEVQSEPGAGTSFRIYFPAVEEEVQEHQNRSVVAIRGNETILIVEDEPSINALATTMLSELGYRVLSAGTPGEAVKMADGGQMKIDLLLTDIIMPGMNGRDLSELLQRSYPDMKCLFMSGYTADIISERGNIGREVCFVQKPFTTQALAAKVREALQA; encoded by the coding sequence ATGACGAGCCGCCTCGAAGTAAAGATCATCGTCTCCCTCGCCCTCATCCTCACCTTGCTCATCGCCGTTTACGGCTGGTGGATCGGTAGCCGGCAGACCTCCGTCTACATTCAGACCCTCTCGGACAACCTGCGCATCCTCTCCCGCAGCAACGCCGACAACGCGGCCCATTTCATGGTGATAAAGGAATACGCCGGCTTGGAAGCGCACATGCTGGACAGTGCCAACCTCCCCGAGGTGGTCAGCATCCAGGTCGCCGAACCGGACGGGAACCTTCTGTGCAACGTCGTGCGCCCCAACCGCGCCGACCTGCCCAAGGTGAGCTACGACGTGAAGTGGGTCAGGGTGCCGCAGGGGTCCCAACCCGTTCTGAAGCGCGAGGGAAACCAACTGGTGAGCTGGTCTCCCATCGTCGCCGGCGAAAAGCTTGGCTGGGTAAAGATCGCCCTGAGCCTGGATACGGCCCAGCGGCTCCTGCATGCAACCTGGCGCAGCACGCTTGTCATCGGTGCGCTCTGGATCATTGTGGGAACCGTGCTGATGGCACTGGTGGTCAAGCCGCCGCTGCGGGCGGTCCGGGAGCTGGCCCGCTTCGCCCATGAGCTGCAAAACCGGAAGGGTGCGCAGGTCTCGGTGTCGCGCGGGGTTTACGAAATCGACATGTTGACCGATGCTCTGAACCATTCGTCTGGGGAACTCCTTTTGGCCGAGCAGCGCCTGTTAGCGGAACAGGAACGCCTCTCCGTAACGCTGCAATCCATCGGCGACGGCGTCATCGCCACCGACACCGAGAGCAGAATCGTGCTGGTCAACCACGTCGCCGAGCTTATGACCGGCTGGACCGAGAAACAGGCCACAGGCGTAGGCCTGGACCAGGTCCTTTGCATCGAGCCAAGCGACTCCCTCCCGGACGTCGGGGAAGAGCTTCAGGCGGTAATGGAGCGAAGACAGACCATAGAGCTCTCCGGCCTGCACCGGGTGTGGTCCCGGGACGGCGTTTCCCGCACGGTAACCGTGATCGGCGCTCCCATCATAGACAGCGCGGCCCGGCTGGCAGGTATGGTGCTAGTGATCCGCGACCTGACGGAGAAGGCGAAGATGGAGGCCGAGAAGACGGGGCTTGCCGAGCAACTGCTTCAGTCGCAGAAGATGGAGGCTGTAGGCAAGCTGGCCGGAGGGGTGGCGCATGATTTCAACAACATGCTGGGGGTCATCATAGGCAATGCCGAGCTGGCCATGATGGAAGTCGAGCCTTCAGGGAAACTCCATGAACGGCTGCAGGGGATCCTCGATGCCGCGAACCGCTCCGCCGATATCACCCGCCAACTGCTCGCTTTCTCCCGCCAGCAGCACGCAAAGCCCAAGGTACTCGATCTGAACGAAGTGATCGCAAAGATGCTGAAGATGCTGCACAGGCTGATAGGCGAGGATATCGAGGTCGTCTGGTCGCCGGGACGGGACATCTGGAAAGTGAAACTGGATCCGACCCAGTTGGACCAGATCATGGCCAACCTCTGCGTCAACGCCAGGGACGCCATAGCGGGAATCGGGAGAATGGACATCCGGACGGAGAACGTCGAATTGTCACCTGAGCAAAAAAACCCCGCGGTAGAAATGCCCCAGGGAAGGTGCGTGATGCTGGAGGTGAGCGACAGTGGCTGCGGCATGAGGCGCGAGGTGATGGAAAGGATCTTCGAACCCTTCTACACCACAAAGGAGGTCGGGCGCGGAACTGGGCTTGGGCTCGCGACCGTTTTCGGTATCGTGAAGCAAAACGACGGGCACATCGAGGTGCAGAGCGAGCCCGGGGCCGGTACCAGCTTCAGGATCTATTTCCCTGCTGTCGAGGAGGAAGTTCAGGAGCATCAAAACAGGAGCGTCGTGGCTATAAGGGGGAACGAGACCATACTCATAGTGGAGGACGAGCCGTCCATCAATGCGCTTGCCACCACCATGCTGTCCGAGCTTGGGTACCGGGTTCTGTCGGCGGGGACCCCTGGCGAGGCTGTGAAGATGGCGGACGGCGGCCAGATGAAGATAGACCTGTTGCTGACGGACATCATAATGCCGGGCATGAACGGGCGCGATTTGTCGGAGCTGCTGCAACGGTCGTATCCCGACATGAAGTGCCTGTTCATGTCGGGATATACAGCGGACATCATCTCGGAGCGCGGCAACATCGGACGAGAGGTCTGCTTCGTGCAAAAGCCCTTTACCACGCAGGCGCTGGCGGCGAAGGTCAGAGAGGCGCTGCAGGCTTAG
- a CDS encoding PAS domain S-box protein: MKRGDGAAMPMDADKLAAMVESSGDAIVGMNLDGTISSWNPAATRLYGYSAKEAVGCDISVLESLERPGEIAAELQEVQKEKRSRHYDRYRRRKDGSQVFVSLTLSPILDRQNTLIGLSSIGRDAEELVQKRTKELMQAIRALQVEISERSRAEEALTQSEEMLRFAALAADIGIWHYDLLTGDLVWSDRCKELFGYPHDFQMTYEAFLDAVAEEDRQRVDQAVQRALQDKSEYAVELRVILQDGQVRWVMSKGHAFYDSQGKPLRMAGIALDITQTKKTEAALLRAKEEWESTFNSVPDLIAILDEKCRIVRVNEAMAQRVHISADGCVGLFCYQVLHGENAPPHFCPHGQSLMDNMQHIVEVYDPHLSGTFLVSTTPLVAADGKSIGTVHVARDITERKRAEEEIARLNADLGAHLAELEERNQELDAFNRMISHDLRQPLNIMSLAGQHIEMLCSSDTPECRQSVQTLEQSVLRMNTMIETLLSFSRSTHGNLMREDFDISEMVQVILAEFYLAEPPRRITTVIAEETKVNADPRLLRTALENLLGNAWKYTGGREEGYIEFGVRGGGAKPVYFIKDNGMGFDMADADKLFVPFQRLAGADAFKGSGIGLATVEKIIKRHGGRIWAEGEPDKGATFYFTLES, translated from the coding sequence ATGAAGCGGGGTGACGGCGCGGCCATGCCCATGGACGCAGACAAATTGGCAGCAATGGTGGAATCGTCTGGCGACGCGATTGTCGGAATGAACTTGGACGGTACCATCAGCAGCTGGAACCCCGCTGCGACCAGGCTCTATGGGTATTCCGCAAAGGAAGCTGTAGGCTGCGATATTTCCGTACTGGAATCTTTGGAGCGCCCCGGCGAGATCGCGGCGGAGCTGCAAGAGGTGCAAAAGGAGAAGCGATCCCGGCACTATGACCGCTACCGCCGGCGCAAAGACGGCAGCCAGGTTTTCGTCTCACTGACGCTCTCCCCGATACTGGACAGGCAAAATACGCTGATCGGCCTGTCCTCCATCGGCCGCGATGCGGAGGAACTGGTACAGAAACGTACCAAGGAACTGATGCAGGCCATCCGGGCACTGCAAGTTGAGATCTCCGAGCGGAGCAGGGCAGAGGAGGCGCTTACCCAGAGCGAGGAGATGCTCCGCTTCGCGGCATTGGCGGCGGATATCGGCATATGGCACTACGATCTGCTGACAGGGGACCTGGTCTGGAGCGACAGGTGCAAGGAGTTGTTCGGCTATCCTCACGACTTTCAGATGACCTACGAAGCTTTCCTCGACGCCGTAGCGGAGGAGGACCGGCAGAGGGTAGACCAAGCGGTTCAGAGGGCTTTGCAGGACAAGTCCGAATATGCAGTAGAGCTGAGGGTGATATTGCAAGACGGACAGGTGCGGTGGGTGATGAGCAAAGGGCACGCCTTCTACGATAGCCAGGGGAAACCGCTGCGGATGGCAGGCATAGCCTTGGACATCACCCAGACGAAAAAAACGGAAGCGGCGTTATTGCGAGCGAAGGAGGAATGGGAAAGCACTTTCAACAGCGTCCCCGATCTCATCGCCATACTAGACGAAAAGTGCCGCATCGTCCGGGTCAACGAGGCCATGGCGCAGCGGGTCCATATCAGCGCCGACGGGTGTGTCGGGCTTTTTTGCTACCAGGTTCTTCACGGGGAGAATGCGCCGCCTCATTTCTGCCCCCACGGCCAGAGCTTGATGGACAATATGCAGCACATTGTCGAGGTCTACGATCCCCACCTGTCCGGGACCTTTCTGGTCAGCACCACGCCCCTTGTTGCGGCGGACGGCAAATCTATCGGAACGGTTCATGTTGCCAGGGACATAACGGAGCGCAAGAGGGCGGAAGAGGAGATCGCCCGGCTGAACGCCGACCTGGGGGCGCACCTAGCCGAACTGGAGGAGAGAAACCAGGAACTGGATGCCTTCAACCGGATGATATCCCACGACCTGCGGCAGCCCTTGAACATCATGTCCCTTGCCGGCCAGCACATCGAGATGCTATGCAGCAGCGACACCCCCGAGTGCCGGCAAAGCGTGCAGACCCTCGAACAGTCGGTATTGCGCATGAACACAATGATCGAGACGCTGCTTTCCTTCTCGCGTTCGACCCATGGGAATTTGATGCGAGAGGATTTCGACATCAGCGAGATGGTACAGGTGATACTCGCGGAATTTTATCTGGCCGAGCCGCCGCGCAGGATAACCACAGTGATAGCGGAAGAGACAAAGGTCAATGCCGACCCCCGGCTGTTGAGGACTGCGCTGGAAAACCTCCTGGGCAACGCCTGGAAATATACCGGTGGCCGTGAAGAGGGATACATCGAGTTCGGTGTGAGGGGAGGGGGGGCAAAACCGGTCTACTTCATCAAGGACAACGGGATGGGGTTCGACATGGCCGATGCGGATAAGCTCTTCGTCCCCTTCCAGCGGCTGGCCGGGGCCGATGCGTTCAAAGGTTCGGGCATCGGCCTTGCGACCGTGGAAAAGATCATCAAGCGGCACGGCGGAAGAATCTGGGCAGAGGGCGAGCCGGACAAGGGAGCCACCTTCTACTTCACGCTGGAAAGTTGA
- the dcd gene encoding dCTP deaminase, which translates to MSILVGQEMLDAIKRGEIVIDPLDESQIGPGSVDLTLGNDFRVFKKEIGICHVHNESDFADVTDLISLEEGEYITIAPCEMILGITRERITLAETMAGWLEGRSRFARFGLAVHVTAGFMQPGISNHQVLEIVNLGHRPLALYPGTKICQFVFERCIGSARYQGRFIDQGKP; encoded by the coding sequence ATGTCCATACTGGTAGGGCAGGAAATGCTGGATGCAATCAAACGGGGCGAGATAGTCATAGATCCGCTGGATGAGTCTCAAATCGGTCCAGGATCGGTCGATTTGACATTGGGAAACGACTTCAGGGTTTTCAAAAAAGAGATCGGGATCTGCCACGTACACAACGAGTCCGACTTTGCCGACGTTACTGACCTTATCTCGCTGGAAGAAGGGGAATACATCACCATAGCCCCCTGCGAAATGATTCTCGGCATCACCAGGGAGAGGATCACGCTTGCAGAAACAATGGCCGGATGGTTGGAAGGGCGTAGCCGCTTCGCCCGCTTCGGCCTGGCTGTACACGTTACAGCGGGGTTCATGCAGCCTGGCATCTCGAATCACCAGGTGTTGGAAATCGTGAATTTGGGCCACAGGCCGTTGGCGCTTTATCCGGGTACCAAAATCTGCCAGTTTGTTTTCGAGCGTTGTATCGGATCGGCGCGATATCAGGGGCGCTTTATCGACCAGGGAAAACCTTGA
- a CDS encoding transporter: MTRLKTFRIMFVVLMQALCLLTPGGVRAEGPLVSTGVGFEFASGSYGLGTKTDSIYVPFTLAVYPSERLGFLLEIPYVYQSSSAVNTGILLGPGGGQMTGMRKEAAAMPGAGGTMSGTGSGSGGGTSSGSTVSKKSRQGVGDLTLKGGYVLVPEGEFVPRVRPYLFVKFPTADREQMLGTGEFDEGFAVEFSKQYGNWYSFAEGGYTFQGTSAVLPLKDYFSFNAGTGYQLGERFLPMMLIKAAGAPIEGASDLLELRLKLKMLVGAKSGIDGYIAKGITRSSPDYGVGLAIYHDF, translated from the coding sequence ATGACCAGATTGAAAACCTTCCGGATCATGTTTGTTGTTCTGATGCAGGCACTTTGCCTGCTGACTCCGGGAGGGGTGCGTGCCGAAGGCCCATTGGTCTCGACCGGCGTCGGTTTCGAGTTCGCCTCAGGTTCGTACGGTCTCGGCACCAAGACCGATTCCATCTACGTCCCCTTCACGCTGGCGGTCTATCCCTCTGAGCGGCTCGGGTTCCTGCTGGAGATCCCGTACGTCTACCAGAGCAGTTCAGCCGTCAACACCGGCATCCTCCTGGGGCCAGGGGGAGGGCAGATGACCGGGATGCGCAAGGAGGCGGCCGCAATGCCCGGAGCGGGTGGCACCATGTCCGGAACCGGCAGTGGCAGCGGGGGAGGGACCTCCTCCGGCAGCACCGTGTCGAAGAAGTCCCGCCAAGGGGTAGGGGACCTGACCCTCAAGGGGGGGTACGTCCTCGTGCCGGAAGGGGAGTTTGTTCCAAGGGTGCGCCCCTACCTCTTCGTCAAGTTCCCGACCGCCGACCGTGAGCAGATGCTGGGGACCGGGGAATTCGACGAGGGGTTCGCAGTGGAATTCTCCAAGCAGTACGGCAACTGGTACTCCTTCGCGGAAGGAGGCTACACCTTTCAAGGCACCTCTGCCGTCTTGCCGCTCAAGGATTACTTCAGCTTTAACGCCGGAACAGGTTATCAACTGGGAGAAAGGTTTCTCCCCATGATGCTCATCAAAGCGGCCGGTGCTCCCATAGAGGGAGCCAGCGACCTGCTGGAGCTGAGACTTAAATTGAAAATGCTGGTCGGGGCCAAAAGCGGGATCGACGGGTATATCGCCAAGGGCATTACCCGGAGTTCCCCTGACTATGGCGTCGGGCTGGCCATCTACCATGATTTCTAA
- a CDS encoding phosphate/phosphite/phosphonate ABC transporter substrate-binding protein, protein MAVVPNQPAITLHKNWTPFVQYLSKQLGVEIELKLYDKIDVFLSETQKGAADLIYSAPNMFYLAYQKQKYVPLVRSSHPLQGQVFVRKDSPYLKVSDLKGKTIASVGPRSICSVITRHALLTGQGAIDYNSTFSGSTINVAKSVLLGKVDAGVTLDTSVINDAPEMLSEFRVILRTEKIAPHPLAAHPRVPKKLQDAVTRAVLALDQSEEGRRMLKDVKLVDPIKANFKRDYSFFAKVDLEGPRQQAK, encoded by the coding sequence TTGGCAGTTGTCCCCAATCAGCCTGCCATAACACTGCACAAGAACTGGACCCCTTTCGTGCAGTACCTCTCCAAGCAACTGGGCGTGGAAATCGAGTTGAAGCTTTACGACAAGATCGACGTCTTTCTGTCGGAGACGCAGAAAGGCGCGGCGGATCTCATTTATTCCGCACCGAACATGTTCTATCTCGCCTACCAGAAGCAGAAATACGTTCCGCTGGTGCGCAGCTCCCATCCGTTGCAGGGGCAGGTCTTCGTGAGAAAGGACTCCCCCTACCTCAAGGTGAGCGATCTCAAGGGTAAGACGATCGCTTCCGTCGGGCCCAGATCCATCTGCAGCGTCATCACCCGCCACGCGCTGCTCACCGGCCAGGGCGCCATCGACTACAACTCGACCTTCAGTGGATCGACCATCAACGTGGCCAAGAGCGTCCTATTGGGGAAGGTCGACGCCGGCGTCACCCTTGACACCAGCGTCATCAACGACGCCCCCGAAATGCTCAGCGAGTTCCGCGTCATCCTGCGGACGGAGAAGATAGCGCCGCACCCTTTGGCGGCCCACCCCCGCGTCCCCAAAAAGCTCCAGGATGCCGTGACCAGGGCGGTGCTAGCCCTGGACCAGTCGGAGGAAGGGCGCAGGATGCTGAAGGACGTGAAGCTTGTGGACCCGATAAAGGCGAACTTCAAGCGGGATTACAGCTTCTTTGCCAAGGTCGATCTTGAGGGACCTCGGCAACAGGCGAAGTAG
- a CDS encoding two-component system sensor histidine kinase NtrB, which produces MFRKATLIIGIFATCSLLWFTLYNYRQAGPIAQENLRGLALTLTSAIENLAVNDPNLASLAKFRTNDIAYFALVDSQGRFRFHSNPDLIGASLPEAERKAAPKLERSESRVALGTGEQAFLVTTPINLNGEILSLHLTLHTYRADAVVRSAKLNLTVMLALIATGWLLSLGLFRYARREELHQAEMTRKVNLAKLGEMGALLAHEIRNPLAGIKGFAQVIAKKPQEARNAAFAQNIVTEVVRLEALVNDLLAYAAGDGAQRAPFDLGELIDNTLSLLAPEAVEREVSVCCSSTCSFFVMGNRDRIEQTLLNLGKNALQAMDAGGVLEIACASAGGQAQISIKDTGQGIAEADLPKVFEPFFTTRARGTGLGLALCKKVIEEHGGTIGLESRIGEGTTVTLALPLLPADKEQT; this is translated from the coding sequence ATGTTCAGAAAAGCGACGCTGATAATCGGAATATTCGCAACCTGTTCCCTGCTTTGGTTCACCCTCTACAACTACCGCCAGGCCGGCCCCATCGCCCAGGAGAACCTGCGCGGACTCGCCCTCACGCTTACCTCCGCCATCGAGAACCTCGCGGTTAACGACCCGAACCTTGCCAGCCTTGCCAAATTCCGCACTAACGATATCGCCTACTTCGCCCTGGTGGACAGCCAGGGCCGTTTCCGCTTCCATTCGAACCCGGACCTGATCGGTGCCTCCCTGCCGGAAGCCGAACGCAAAGCTGCACCAAAACTTGAGCGATCCGAGTCGCGAGTCGCCCTGGGGACGGGTGAGCAGGCATTCCTGGTAACAACTCCCATCAACTTAAACGGCGAAATTCTCTCCCTTCATCTCACCCTGCACACCTATCGCGCCGATGCTGTCGTGCGCAGCGCCAAGCTGAACCTGACCGTAATGCTTGCGCTGATTGCGACAGGTTGGCTCCTTAGTCTCGGCCTTTTCCGCTATGCCCGCAGGGAAGAACTGCACCAGGCCGAAATGACGCGCAAGGTGAACCTAGCCAAGCTGGGCGAAATGGGGGCGCTCCTGGCCCACGAAATCAGGAACCCTCTTGCCGGCATCAAGGGGTTCGCCCAGGTGATCGCCAAAAAGCCGCAGGAGGCACGCAACGCCGCCTTCGCACAAAACATCGTCACCGAGGTGGTGCGGCTGGAGGCGCTGGTTAACGACCTTTTGGCCTATGCCGCCGGCGACGGAGCACAGCGGGCGCCCTTCGACCTGGGCGAACTGATCGACAACACCCTCTCGCTCCTGGCCCCGGAGGCAGTCGAGCGCGAGGTATCCGTTTGCTGCAGCAGCACCTGCTCCTTCTTCGTGATGGGAAACAGGGACCGGATCGAGCAGACGCTCCTCAACCTGGGTAAAAACGCGCTGCAGGCGATGGACGCAGGGGGCGTACTGGAAATAGCGTGCGCCTCGGCCGGGGGACAAGCGCAAATCAGCATCAAGGATACCGGGCAGGGGATAGCGGAGGCGGACCTTCCCAAGGTCTTCGAGCCATTCTTCACCACAAGGGCCAGGGGAACCGGGCTGGGACTCGCCCTTTGCAAAAAGGTGATCGAAGAGCACGGCGGAACCATCGGGTTGGAGAGCAGGATAGGGGAGGGGACCACGGTGACCCTCGCCTTGCCTTTGCTCCCCGCGGACAAGGAGCAGACATGA
- a CDS encoding sigma-54-dependent transcriptional regulator: MKGNILVVEDDGTFRAFLETVLQDDGHQVKTAADGENALRLLKQGSYDVVVSDLKLPGKSGLDLFRETRNDPAAPQFIFLTAYGKVGEAVAAIKEGAVDFLTKPLQDPDVLLRLVRHVIEEQLRERDYLSLKQCEVAGLPPEDLIFAGQAMAPVRKLVHDVAGTMANVLVFGESGTGKELVARTIHQLSSRREAGFVALNCAAIPETLLESELFGHEKGAFTGAVQARQGKFELARGGTILLDEIGEMPLALQAKLLRVIQERVFERVGGTKEIKADVRLIAATNRNLREEVRERRFREDLYYRLNVFPVQLPPLRERGDAVPVLSRYFMQRFSSQTGKTLKGIDADALAALERYRWPGNIRELQNVMERAVILSREKVGLSALPEEMLRTPEPDALDSRERLKSAEREIIAEAIKKHHGNRRLAAEELGVSRRTLQYKLKDYGFLDES, from the coding sequence ATGAAAGGAAACATTCTGGTGGTCGAGGATGACGGCACCTTCCGCGCTTTTCTGGAGACAGTGCTGCAGGACGACGGGCACCAGGTAAAGACCGCCGCCGATGGCGAAAATGCGCTTCGTCTGCTGAAGCAGGGAAGCTACGACGTGGTGGTCTCCGACCTGAAGCTCCCCGGCAAAAGCGGCCTCGACCTCTTTCGTGAGACGCGCAACGATCCAGCCGCGCCGCAGTTCATCTTCCTGACCGCCTACGGGAAGGTCGGAGAAGCCGTCGCCGCCATCAAGGAAGGGGCGGTCGACTTCCTCACCAAGCCGCTGCAGGATCCGGATGTGCTGCTCCGCCTGGTGCGGCACGTCATCGAGGAACAGCTCCGGGAGCGCGACTATCTCTCCCTCAAGCAGTGCGAGGTAGCCGGGCTGCCGCCGGAGGATCTCATCTTCGCCGGCCAAGCCATGGCCCCCGTGCGCAAGCTGGTACACGACGTGGCAGGCACCATGGCGAACGTCCTCGTCTTCGGCGAGAGCGGAACGGGAAAGGAATTGGTCGCAAGGACCATTCATCAGCTGAGTTCCCGCCGGGAGGCCGGCTTCGTCGCGCTAAACTGCGCCGCCATCCCGGAAACCCTTCTGGAAAGCGAGCTTTTCGGGCACGAGAAGGGGGCTTTCACCGGTGCGGTGCAGGCGAGGCAGGGGAAATTCGAACTGGCCCGGGGCGGAACCATCCTGCTGGACGAGATCGGGGAGATGCCGCTTGCCCTGCAGGCCAAGCTCCTGCGGGTGATCCAGGAGCGCGTCTTCGAGAGGGTGGGAGGGACCAAAGAGATCAAGGCCGACGTCCGGCTGATCGCGGCGACCAACCGTAACCTGCGCGAGGAGGTCAGGGAGCGCCGCTTCCGCGAGGACCTTTACTACCGCCTCAACGTATTCCCGGTGCAGCTCCCTCCATTGCGGGAAAGGGGCGATGCGGTGCCGGTTTTGAGCAGATACTTCATGCAACGCTTCAGTAGTCAGACTGGCAAAACCTTGAAAGGGATCGACGCCGACGCCCTCGCCGCCCTGGAAAGGTACCGCTGGCCCGGCAACATCAGGGAGCTGCAAAACGTAATGGAGCGGGCCGTCATCCTCTCCAGGGAAAAGGTGGGGCTATCCGCCCTCCCGGAGGAAATGCTGCGCACGCCCGAGCCGGATGCCCTCGATAGCCGCGAGAGGCTGAAGTCGGCGGAGAGGGAGATCATCGCAGAGGCGATCAAGAAGCATCACGGCAACCGGCGCCTGGCTGCCGAGGAACTCGGGGTATCGCGGCGGACCCTGCAGTACAAGCTCAAGGATTACGGCTTTCTTGACGAAAGCTGA
- a CDS encoding phosphatase PAP2 family protein → MNEIEALNRTLFLHINGGNYTPAWLVQASIGMADYLIDLIPLLLLGLWLQGDYARRNLAIKSCLIALLGVAANQIVGVVWPHPRPFMIGLGHAWIQHAADPSFPSDHMTVFAGVGLTLLLDGAGEWGIATMLTGLCVAWARVFLGVHFPLDMVGAVGVAACTYSIVSPLWRVLGASITSMTERLYRYLLARPIAMGWIRN, encoded by the coding sequence ATGAACGAAATCGAAGCCTTAAACCGCACTTTATTCCTGCACATTAACGGCGGCAACTATACCCCAGCTTGGTTGGTGCAAGCCTCCATCGGCATGGCCGATTACCTGATCGACCTGATTCCGCTGCTGCTGCTTGGTCTTTGGCTGCAGGGTGATTATGCACGACGAAACCTGGCGATCAAGTCGTGTCTGATTGCCTTGCTGGGTGTCGCGGCAAACCAGATCGTCGGTGTGGTCTGGCCCCACCCGCGCCCCTTCATGATCGGACTCGGTCATGCCTGGATTCAGCACGCGGCCGACCCGTCGTTCCCGAGCGATCACATGACCGTGTTTGCCGGGGTCGGACTGACCCTGCTGTTGGATGGCGCGGGCGAATGGGGTATCGCTACGATGCTGACGGGGCTGTGCGTGGCCTGGGCGCGGGTGTTCCTGGGCGTGCATTTTCCGCTCGATATGGTAGGTGCAGTCGGTGTCGCGGCCTGTACCTATAGCATCGTGTCGCCGCTTTGGCGTGTCTTGGGTGCATCCATAACCAGTATGACCGAGCGCCTGTATCGATACCTGCTGGCCCGCCCGATTGCGATGGGCTGGATACGCAACTGA
- a CDS encoding sulfite exporter TauE/SafE family protein, which produces MTLPLLTLLLAAVLVVAALYSSVGHGGASGYIATLALFSVAPAAFKPTALVLNLVVAGVATCIFFRAGHFSWRLFWPFAVTSIPCSFIGGYLSLPDHIYKPLVGLVLVASALRLSFHSERKTEPVRHPSMPVAFLAGALLGLLSGLTGVGGGIFLSPLLLLLNWGKVREVSAVAALFILVNSAAGLLGHLSSLQQIPSFVPPLAFAALSGGVIGSYLGSARLPVAGIVKALSLVLMVAGFKMLLV; this is translated from the coding sequence GTGACCTTGCCGCTTCTGACATTGTTATTGGCTGCGGTGCTCGTGGTCGCCGCCCTTTATTCCAGCGTAGGGCACGGCGGCGCTTCGGGCTACATCGCAACCCTGGCCCTTTTCAGCGTTGCGCCTGCTGCCTTCAAGCCGACCGCGCTGGTTCTGAACCTTGTGGTAGCCGGCGTGGCCACCTGCATATTCTTCCGCGCCGGCCACTTCTCCTGGCGGCTATTCTGGCCCTTCGCCGTCACCTCGATCCCTTGCAGCTTCATCGGCGGCTACTTGAGCCTCCCGGACCACATCTACAAGCCGTTGGTGGGGCTCGTACTGGTTGCTTCCGCACTCCGCCTCAGCTTCCACAGCGAAAGGAAGACCGAGCCGGTCCGACACCCCTCCATGCCGGTCGCGTTTTTGGCCGGCGCGCTGCTGGGCCTTCTCTCCGGTCTTACCGGGGTGGGGGGAGGAATTTTTCTCAGCCCGTTGCTCCTGCTGCTCAATTGGGGGAAAGTCAGGGAAGTGTCCGCGGTCGCGGCGCTGTTCATCCTGGTGAACTCCGCGGCAGGGCTCCTCGGGCATCTCAGCAGCCTGCAGCAGATCCCCTCTTTCGTTCCGCCGCTCGCGTTCGCAGCGCTTTCCGGTGGAGTAATAGGGTCGTATCTAGGGAGCGCAAGGCTCCCGGTGGCGGGAATAGTGAAGGCGTTGTCTTTGGTGCTAATGGTGGCGGGGTTCAAAATGCTGCTGGTGTAG